The following are encoded in a window of Poecile atricapillus isolate bPoeAtr1 chromosome 3, bPoeAtr1.hap1, whole genome shotgun sequence genomic DNA:
- the LOC131577418 gene encoding interferon-induced very large GTPase 1-like isoform X2 — MASPEGTQEGDTKAQLLAKAFQDEGLDAGYWLPKVSQILGIECREALQHLEYEDYLKLECEVRHPWEKKALQKLLKMRDDKTTSKDVQKEPWEKRKEKQELAKQALNDLTEMLNSCSHSQDAVREKAETLWQAMEIPQEFWPAPKEPLADMLESIQKQLEQQELSAGRRENIPDTEVLRRASGGLALQGIYRTSRPGDALAKRDQLLRVPEGFQLADPEQGSFLEKKDFSSSAAESSFTKSMEQLGFSMSVSAKFKFWEINLGGGVDGSSSSQSQDTHQSRSEQSYFCSTRYQYLPLASCYFQRHQLCLSNAALRELQDMEQLLSFTQEDKTPLLNMCERFFSRFGSHVNQGPLHFGGIFWWKVSTEGFREEQREEMKRQTSEALNSFVRASWGGFLASAAGALDVSKSSSKASVLGRAGEGSHTAIQLYVVNTWGPPDTASLPQWRMGLMSDNTTWCVIDRGLELIPVWDVILYNHSKDFKSVGQMSRALRAAYKALTNLSIGSIFGEDLGSAVQEARDFMRTLKAWKMPADERKLLMLMELKDDLSAKTRNPSVWINVCLSDKALQDFLVNTVRSCQESPPENTRFIKVILKSLLTPHIYSVKDFPEASFIMQWIFQTEHPLPKSPKVSELEDLIKTLQQMKEHIHAVSYAPGSSASAIHEAKREATQTSSLAIYSLLQCLQEKAQKDMELLVLLIVSSTGYQVESSTFQHLLGHPEIEYMAKEMEVAHEEYVNLKEQDADRAEASLLLKGLTVTPESQGLSPEQKRERLIFMEDRMKGLWSTRIKNLLQKHNEDWERLEQDLHSLISGCLDDNGDEERMQNILRDLEDTFPAPDPPSHSQSISDSSQPKSNDTDANQEFLHLLKRLGLESHYPRRMGMGDFHTICRTCLQDSQPSQDTELPGYFLQKLLTVDYQKVRYLTCWDEINPGLAPEPQIRKQEHQESDSFEKFLDNLMGTAPARASRDSHVHPMDLQMAIFHCADDFLRQTLATKLAFCQLALPLLVPNPCTSHIEFPLYALSQIQRSWKEVEKSGEQAQTKSYNNKLIFQTQTPIVSFIRIGSSASSSKSQLLNALLSKRKHDTFFHRHCRGSTRERLLMEGVVEIAWYCPRGSPDDTFERCVAFCNLHGDARKHKAQLKFLQEISAVNVALVSDSEHMDHREKKLLQDLWQSQSPLVCLLTEKENVVEGKSGKIMTIGTRNRNEAELVIQLSKTIGNLLAVSNTHFSLDACADKARQHGFIVDADQPGCVAAKAKAKELVELLKKEKLSEIKSQLLPLQGKLWYQWCKKDKELTRLKEKGNKSIEHHRSQIENEKKALRRKQLEQAFPLNPLMKSFLGFLKGQPADTKKYFLQWMKVFMDELSCGRLEELKRDYHELWTEISTKKKYKKNPSVNAEFLSYLDALSGEINNSSIGLEHLLREVGQIYEALQLMETNNCNFAKLPEIAAELMVLGRPVELMDGDASYLPLRWVGAIFDSLMERLGDKRVFVLSVLGIQSTGKSTLLNAMFGLQFSVSAGRCTRGAFMQLIPVGKELQQDLGFDFVLVVDTEGLRAIEMANKQSLNHDNELATFVIGVGNMTVINVFGENPSEMQDVLQIAVQAFLRMKKVNLSPSCLFVHQNVGEATAKEQNMEGQRRLQEKLDEMTVIAAQQEFCDISSFSDVIGFDVNTHIHYVAHLWEGNPPMAPPNPTYSQNVQQLKSKILQAAKKQSQRSILRLSSLKDRIGDLWNALLNENFVFSFKNSLEIAVYRKLESAFSRWTWKLRSHILDLQMRLDNRIRNGDLQNVTRKHLEELVQETSDGIEKEVEKYFREDKDHETLVQWKSGTELKLKELKETLLREMKKKCESLIELQKEQRKLDARKLEYEDELLRRSRELAVTLKGKSLSERELRDNFTLVWNKWIAEVSSAARPQEQVNIDADIEEVLLEHFKEPGFHARITSFPKSSGFSFNLEKHVMKKEHFRFTSNPRSISSDDAINFQHITDNIIACVKANIDKKEQEKRDYSRNFIHEILNEIQKGVNSVPSHAKCTFNREYSIALSLYLCKMAAEKFKAMHKAFQKANDPVVYLRSKREEFFQCFQISCQGATSITTFAVFLCDKIEAALRWAVYERTSKAIAEDMQDKFPDFRGNRADLEICILRYLAEQENFEYFIEYIFFPKEFFEKYIETRVKNYCLGKSGRLEKFLGSSLNHLYGNILSAVSLSTQIVKDRKDREDKVSLWLDEFCRELTEVINLPRSDLKGIEHQEVTDTEFLSSAMAEALDDLRDRLRKEFAGADMSSFATQPHTILVEQFSGCWEQCPFCKAVCTNTMQGHDGDHQAVFHRPRALVGATLFIPDTAGSFVQEKISDCRKNP; from the exons ATGGCTTCACCGGAGGGCACACAGGAGGGGGATACaaaggcacagctcctggcaaagGCATTTCAGGATGAAGGGCTGGATGCTGGATACTGGCTGCCCAAAGTGTCGCAGATCCTGGGAATTGAGTGCAGAGAAGCCCTGCAACATCTGGAATACGAAGACTACCTCAAGCTGGAGTGTGAGGTAAGGCACCCCTGGGAGAAGAAGGCACTCCAGAAACTCCTGAAAATGAGAGATGACAAAACAACCAGTAAAGATGTGCAGAAGGagccctgggagaagagaaaggagaaacaaGAATTGGCCAAACAAGCCCTGAATGATCTGACAGAAATGCTCaacagctgcagccacagccaggatGCTGTGAGGGAGAAAGCAGAGACTCTGTGGCAAGCCATGGAGATTCCCCAAGAGTTCTGGCCAGCACCAAAGGAACCCTTGGCGGATATGCTGGAGAGCATCcagaagcagctggagcagcaggagttgtcagcaggcaggagagagaACATCCCTGATACAGAGGTGCTGAGGCGGGCGTCAGGGGGACTGGCCCTGCAGGGCATCTACAGAACCAGCAGACCTGGAGATGCGCTGGCAAAGCGAGATCAACTCCTCAGGGTTCCTGAGGGATTCCAGCTTGCTGATCCAGAGCAAGGATCGTTCCTTGAGAAGAAGGacttctcttcctctgcagcAGAATCCTCTTTCACCAAGTCCATGGAGCAGCTGGGGTTCAGCATGAGTGTTTCTGCCAAATTCAAGTTCTGGGAAATTAATCTGGGAGGTGGTGTagatggcagcagctcctcgcAGTCACAAGACACCCACCAGTCCCGCTCTGAGCAGAGCTACTTTTGCAGCACCAGGTACCAGTACCTCCCTCTGGCCTCCTGCTACTTCCAAAGGCATCAGCTTTGCCTCTCGAATGCGGCTCTGCGGGAGCTGCAAGACATGGAGCAGCTTTTGAGTTTCACTCAGGAAGACAAGACCCCCCTGCTAAATATGTGTGAGAGGTTCTTCAGCAGGTTTGGGTCCCATGTAAACCAGGGTCCCCTCCACTTTGGGGGGATattctggtggaaggtgtctaCTGAGGGATTCcgagaggagcagagggaagagatgaAGCGACAAACGTCTGAAGCTCTGAACAGCTTTGTCAGGGCCAGCTGGGGTGGATTCCTGGCAAGTGCTGCGGGGGCCCTGGATGTTTCTAAATCCAGCTCAAAGGCTTCTGTCCTGGGAAGAGCCGGAGAGGGTTCCCATACAGCAATTCAGCTCTACGTGGTCAACACATGGGGCCCACCAGACACAGCTTCTCTTCCTCAGTGGAGAATGGGGCTCATGTCTGATAACACAACGTGGTGCGTTATCGACCGTGGGTTGGAGCTGATCCCAGTGTGGGACGTCATCCTGTACAATCACAGCAAGGATTTTAAGTCTGTGGGTCAGATGAGCAGAGCCCTCCGGGCTGCGTACAAAGCACTGACAAATCTGAGCATTGGCAGCATTTTTGGAGAGGATCTGGGCAGTGCAGTGCAAGAGGCCAGAGATTTCATGAGGACTCTGAAGGCCTGGAAGATGCCGGCGGATGAAAGGAAGCTTCTCATGCTGATGGAGCTAAAAGATGATCTGAGTGCAAAAACCAGGAACCCCAGTGTGTGGATCAATGTGTGCCTGTCAGACAAAGCCCTGCAGGACTTCCTGGTGAACACCGTGCGGAGTTGCCAGGAGTCACCTCCAGAAAACACCAGATTTATCAAGGTAATATTGAAAAGCCTCCTGACTCCACATATCTACTCTGTCAAGGACTTCCCTGAGGCTTCCTTCATTATGCAATGGATCTTCCAGACTGAGCACCCACTTCCCAAATCTCCCAAAGTCTCTGAGCTTGAAGACCTCATCAAAACACTGCAGCAAATGAAGGAGCACATCCATGCTGTCTCCTATGCACCAGGAAGCTCTGCTTCCGCCATTCATGAAGCAAAGCGAGAAGCGACCCAGACCAGCAGCCTCGCCATTTATTCCTTACTCCAGTGTCTCCAGGAAAAGGCTcagaaggacatggaactgttggTGCTCTTGATTGTGAGCAGCACAGGGTACCAGGTGGAAAGCAGCACTTTTCAGCACCTCCTTGGACACCCAGAAATTGAGTACATGGCCAAAGAAATGGAAGTGGCACATGAGGAGTACGTGAACCTGAAGGAGCAGGATGCTGACAGAGCTGAGGCCTCTCTTCTGCTGAAGGGTCTGACTGTGACACCAGAAAGTCAAGGGCTGTCCCCTGAGCAGAAGAGGGAGCGTTTAATTTTCATGGAAGATCGCATGAAAGGTTTGTGGTCCACACGGATAAAGAATCTGCTCCAAAAGCACAATGAAgactgggagaggctggaacAGGACTTGCATTCCTTGATCAGTGGGTGCTTGGATGACAACGGGGATGAAGAGAGGATGCAGAACATACTCAGAGACCTGGAAGACACTTTTCCAGCACCTGATCCTCCCAGTCACTCTCAATCCATCTCAGACAGCAGCCAACCCAAATCAAATGACACAGATGCAAACCAGGAGTTCCTCCATCTGCTCAAGCGCCTGGGACTGGAAAGTCACTATCCAAGAAGAATGGGTATGGGAGATTTCCACACCATCTGCAGGACATGTCTGCAGGacagccagcccagccaggacaCGGAGCTGCCAGGTTACTTCCTGCAAAAGCTGTTAACCGTGGATTACCAAAAGGTGAGGTACCTGACTTGCTGGGATGAGATCAACCCAGGCCTCGCACCTGAACCACAAATCAGAAAGCAAGAGCACCAAGAATCAGATTCCTTTGAAAAGTTTCTTGATAATctgatgggaacagcccctgcACGTGCAAGCAGGGACAGCCATGTGCACCCCATGGACCTGCAGATGGCCATTTTCCACTGTGCTGATGACTTCCTGAGACAGACCCTTGCAACCAAGCTGGCCTTCTGCCAACTGGCGCTGCCTCTGCTGGTGCCCAACCCATGCACTTCACACATTGAGTTCCCGCTCTACGCCCTCAGCCAAATCCAAAGGAGCTGGAAAGAGGTTGAGAAGTCAGGAGAGCAGGCCCAAACAAAGAGTTACAACAACAAACTCATCTTTCAGACACAGACACCCATCGTGTCCTTCATCCGCATTGGCAGCTCGGCCTCCTCTTCCAAGTCTCAGCTCCTGAACGCTCTGCTGAGCAAACGCAAACACGACACTTTTTTCCACCgccactgcagaggcagcacCAGGGAGCGTTTGCTGATGGAAGGGGTGGTGGAGATTGCCTGGTACTGCCCCCGTGGAAGCCCCGATGACACCTTTGAGCGCTGCGTGGCTTTCTGCAACCTGCATGGAGATGCCAGGAAGCACAAAGCACAGCTGAAGTTCCTGCAGGAGATATCTGCTGTCAACGTGGCTCTGGTGTCTGATTCGGAGCACATGGaccacagagagaaaaagcttcTGCAGGACCTGTGGCAGTCACAAAGTCCTTTGGTTTGTCTTCTCACAGAAAAAGAGAACGTTGTAGAGGGCAAATCAGGCAAAATCATGACAATAGGGACCAGGAACAGAAACGAAGCAGAACTGGTGATCCAGCTGAGCAAAACAATTGGGAATCTCCTGGCAGTGTCTAATACACATTTCAGCCTGGACGCCTGTGCGGACAAAGCTCGCCAGCACGGATTCATAGTGGATGCAGATCAACCCGGGTGTGTGGCAgccaaagcaaaggcaaaggagctggtggagcttctgaagaaagagaagctgTCGGAGATCAAATCCCAGCTGCTGCCGCTTCAAGGAAAACTGTGGTACCAGTGGTGCAAAAAGGACAAAGAACTCACTCGCTTGAAGGAGAAGGGGAACAAGAGCATTGAGCATCATCGCAGCCAAattgaaaatgagaagaaagcaCTAAGAAGAAAGCAACTTGAGCAAGCTTTCCCCCTCAACCCACTGATGAAGTCATTCCTTGGCTTTCTCAAGGGTCAGCCAGCAGATACCAAGAAATATTTCCTGCAGTGGATGAAGGTCTTCATGGATGAGCTGTCCTGTGGTCGCCTTGAAGAACTGAAAAGAGACTATCATGAGTTATGGACTGAAATctcaacaaaaaagaaatacaagaaaaatcccagtgtGAATGCTGAGTTCCTGAGTTACTTGGATGCTCTCTCTGGTGAAATCAACAATTCATCCATCGGCCTGGAGCACCTTCTGAGAGAGGTAGGGCAGATTTATGAAGCTCTGCAATTAATGGAGACAAATAATTGCAATTTTGCCAAACTGCCGGAAATTGCAGCAGAACTGATGGTTTTGGGTCGCCCTGTGGAGCTGATGGATGGGGATGCTTCTTACCTGCCCTTGCGCTGGGTGGGAGCCATCTTTGACAGCTTAATGGAGAGGCTGGGGGACAAACGAGTGTTTGTGCTCTCCGTGCTGGGCATCCAGAGCACAGGCAAGTCCACCCTGCTGAATGCCATGTTTGGTCTGCAGTTCAGTGTCAGCGCGGGGAGATGCACCCGCGGAGCCTTCATGCAGCTCATCCCAGTGggcaaggagctgcagcaagACTTGGGCTTCGATTTTGTGCTGGTGGTTGACACCGAGGGGCTCCGTGCTATTGAGATGGCCAATAAACAGTCCCTGAACCATGACAATGAGCTGGCCACCTTTGTCATTGGTGTTGGCAACATGACTGTGATCAACGTGTTTGGAGAGAACCCATCAGAAATGCAAGATGTTCTCCAGATTGCTGTGCAGGCTTTCCTGAGGATGAAGAAAGTCAATCTTTCGCCCAGCTGCCTCTTTGTCCACCAAAATGTGGGAGAAGCAACTGCCAAGGAGCAGAACATGGAAGGCCAAAGGCGTTTGCAAGAAAAGCTGGATGAAATGACCGTGATAGCTGCTCAGCAGGAATTCTGTGACATCTCCTCCTTCAGCGATGTCATTGGCTTTGATGTGAACACCCACATTCACTACGTTGCTCACCTGTGGGAAGGAAACCCCCCAATGGCACCACCCAACCCCACCTACAGCCAGAACGTCCAGCAACTAAAGAGCAAAATCCTCCAGGCTGCCAAGAAGCAGTCGCAGCGCAGCATTTTGAGGCTCTCGAGCCTGAAAGATCGTATTGGTGACCTCTGGAATGCTTTGCTGAatgaaaactttgttttcagCTTCAAGAATTCCCTGGAGATTGCTGTGTACAGGAAACTGGAAAGTGCCTTTAGTCGGTGGACCTGGAAGCTGAGGAGTCACATCTTAGACTTACAGATGAGACTGGACAACCGAATTCGGAATGGGGACTTGCAGAATGTCACCAGAAAACACCTTGAAGAGCTGGTGCAAGAGACAAGTGATGGCATTGAGAAAGAAGTGGAGAAGTATTTCAGGGAAGACAAAGACCATGAGACATTGGTCCAGTGGAAATCAGGCACAGAGCTGAAGCTGAAAGAACTAAAAGAGACTCTTCTCCGtgaaatgaagaagaaatgtgAGAGTCTTATAGAGCTAcagaaggagcagaggaaaCTGGATGCAAGGAAGTTGGAATATGAAGATGAGCTCCTGAGAAGGAGTAGGGAGCTGGCTGTGACTCTGAAAGGGAAGAGCCTGAGTGAGAGAGAACTGAGGGACAACTTCACTCTTGTCTGGAACAAGTGGATTGCCGAAGTCTCCAGTGCTGCTCGTCCTCAGGAACAGGTGAATATCGATGCAGACATTGAAGAAGTCCTTCTAGAGCACTTTAAGGAGCCAGGTTTCCATGCACGGATCACATCATTTCCCAAAAGCAGTGGATTTTCTTTCAACTTAGAGAAACATGTCatgaaaaaagagcattttcGCTTTACCTCAAATCCCAGGAGCATTTCCAGTGATGATGCTATCAACTTTCAGCACATCACAGACAACATCATAGCGTGTGTGAAGGCAAACATTGATAAGAAGGAACAGGAGAAACGGGATTACAGTCGAAATTTTATCCATGAAATACTCAATGAAATACAGAAAGGTGTGAactctgtccccagccatgCCAAATGTACTTTTAACAGAGAGTACAGCATAGCTTTGTCTCTGTATCTGTGCAAAATGGCAGCGGAAAAGTTTAAAGCCATGCACAAAGCATTCCAAAAGGCAAATGACCCAGTTGTGTACCTGAGGAGCAAGAGAGAAGAGTTCTTCCAGTGTTTCCAGATTTCCTGCCAAGGAGCCACATCAATCACAacttttgctgttttcctttgcgACAAGATTGAAGCAGCTCTTCGCTGGGCGGTCTATGAGAGGACGTCTAAAGCCATCGCTGAGGACATGCAGGacaaattcccagatttcagGGGCAACAGAGCTGATCTGGAAATTTGCATCCTGAGATACCTGGCAGAACAAGAAAATTTTGAGTATTTCAtagaatacatttttttcccaaaagaattttttgagaaatacaTTGAAACACGAGTTAAGAATTACTGTTTAGGTAAGAGTGGGAGACTGGAGAAGTTTTTAGGTTCCTCCCTCAATCATCTGTATGGAAACATCCTGTCAGCTGTTTCTTTATCAACCCAAATtgtcaaagacagaaaagacagagaggaCAAAGTCTCTCTTTGGCTGGATGAATTTTGCAGGGAACTGACAGAAGTGATCAACTTGCCCAGAAGTGACCTGAAGGGCATTGAGCACCAAGAGGTCACAGACACTGAGTTCCTGAGCAGTGCCATGGCAGAAGCTCTGGATGACCTGAGGGACAGGCTCAGGAAGGAATTTGCTGGTGCTGATATGAGCTCATTTGCAACACAGCCTCACACCATCCTGGTGGAGCAGTTTTCGGGGTGCTGGGAGCAGTGTCCCTTTTGTAAGGCTGTCTGCACAAACACCATGCAGGGACATGATGGAGACCATCAAGCGGTCTTCCATCGCCCACGAGCTTTAGTGGGAGCCACATTGTTTATACCg gacacagctggaaGCTTTGTTCAAGAGAAAATTTCAGACTGtaggaaaaatccctga